AACGATGGCAGAAGCTGCCAGGGTTGTTGATCAGCAAACGAATGCTGATATTATAGATATTAATATGGGATGTCCGGTACCGAAGATTACAAAATGTGATGCCGGAGCAAAGTGGCTTCTTAACCCTGACAAAATATATGAAATGGTCTCTGTAGCAGTGCAAGCTGTAGACAAACCAGTAACAGTCAAAATGAGAATGGGTTGGGATGATGAGAATATTTTGGCGGTTGAGAATGCAAAGGCAATTGAAGCAGCTGGAGGAAAGGCTGTTGCTGTTCATGGGCGTACTCGCCTGCAAATGTATGAAGGCGCTGCTGACTGGGATATATTGAAAGAAGTAAAAGAATCGGTAGACATTCCTGTTATTGGAAATGGGGATGTGAAAACGCCTCAAGACGCTAAACGTATGCTCGAAACCACTGGTGTGGATGGTGTTATGATTGGAAGAGCTGCACTTGGAAACCCTTGGATGCTGTATCGTACTATCCATTACCTAGAAACGGGAGAACCGGCAGCAGATCCTTCGCCTCATGAAAAAATTGACGTCTGCATGGTTCACATGGATAGATTGATCCAATTAAAGGGAGAAGTTGTCGCTGTCCGAGAAATGCGAAAACATGCTGCGTGGTATTTAAAAGGACTGCGAGGAAATAAAAAAGTCCGGGATCAAATTAATCAGCTAAATACGCGTGATGAAGTAGCAGCTGCTTTATATAACTTTGTCGATGAATTGGAAGCGGCACAGAAGGAAAAAGCGTCGGCAGTATAGTTTTTTACTAACAACAACGGGACTGCCCCTTTTGCGACTGAAGGGTCAGTCCCTTTACATGGGAGATAAGCGGATATCTACCGTGAGAAAGTAACAGCTTAATATTATAAGGGGTGGATACACTTGAGTCAGGAACAGGAATATAACGACCAAATAGAGGTTCGTAGAGAAAAACTTCTAGCTCTTCAAGAAGAAGGGAAAGATCCGTTCGGTCAGCGTTTTGACAGATCACATACAGCTTCTCTTATGACAGAAGAGTTTCAAGCTTTTAGTAAAGAAGAACTGCAAGAAAAAGAAGTGGAAGTTTCAATTGCAGGAAGAGTGATGACAAAGCGCGGAAAAGGAAAAGCAGGTTTTGCTCATATACAAGATTTAACAGGTCAAATACAAATATATGTAAGAAAAGATCAGGTAGGCGAAGAGGCTTATGAAATTTTCCAAGGTACTGATATTGGTGATTTTGTAGGTCTAAAAGGTACAGCTTTCAAAACAAAAGTAGGTGAACTTTCAGTAAAGGCTTCTGAGTTCGTACTGTTATCTAAATCACTGCGTCCTCTTCCTGATAAGTTTCATGGTTTAAAGGACGTAGAACAACGTTACCGTCAGCGTTATCTTGATTTAATAGTGAACCCTGAAGTACGCGATACTTTTGTGGTCCGCAGTAAAATCCTACAATCGATGCGGCGTTACTTAGATGGAAAAGGATATTTGGAAGTAGAAACGCCAATGCTTCACGCTATTCCAGGAGGAGCTGCTGCTCGTCCATTTATTACCCATCACAATGCCCTAGATATGGAGTTGTATATTCGTATAGCGATTGAACTGCATCTGAAACGGTTAATTGTCGGCGGGATGGAGAAAGTTTATGAAATCGGCCGTGTTTTCCGAAATGAAGGAATTTCGACCCGTCATAATCCTGAGTTCACCATGATGGAACTTTATGAAGCTTATTCAGATTATAAAGACGTAATGGTTTTAACAGAGAATTTAATCGCTCATATATCTCAAGAAGTGCTTGGTACAACTGCTATAACGTATGGAGAGCATGAAGTGGATTTAACCCCTGCGTGGCGCCGCGTGCATATGGTGGATGCAATTAAAGAAGAAGTTGGGGTTGATTTTTGGCAGGATATGAGCGATGAAGAGGCAAGGTCTCTTGCTAAAGAATATCGAGTACCAGTGAAAGAAACAATGCCTTTTGGACATGTTGTTAATGAATTTTTCGAGCATTTTGTCGAAGAAAAATTAATACAGCCGACTTTTGTATATGGACATCCGGTTGCTATATCACCACTTGCAAAAAAGAATGCGGAAGATCCTCGTTTCACTGATCGATTTGAATTATTTATAGTTGGAAGAGAACACGCAAATGCTTTCACAGAGCTTAATGACCCAATTGATCAACGTCAGCGCTTTGAAGCACAAGTCCAAGAAAGAGAACAGGGCGATGATGAAGCTCACATGATGGATACAGATTATTTGGAGGCAATGGAATACGGTCTTCCTCCTACTGGTGGTCTTGGAATTGGGATTGACCGCTTAGTTATGCTCTTAACTAATTCGGCATCCATACGTGATGTGTTATTATTTCCGCAAATGCGTAAACAATCCAATGAATAAATTTCTAGTGATACTGGCCCGTTTACGGGCCGGTTTTTTGCACTGTTACATAGTATTAAATGTTATGTTGTGAATAACCGAAACGAGGTATCCATCTTACATTACGTGACGGTCTTAACCAAACTTCGTTTTTTCAGGGCGTTTTCTAAGACGACTTCCTTTAATAAACGACCAGCCCATTTTTTAGGAGATATTATTTTAAAAGCCCTGTCCTTTTCCTCTAATAGGGGAATAGAAATAAATTTTTATTTATAAATTTAAATTTAAGGGTTGCATAAAATATGATAGGCTGATATATTATTATTTGTCGCTGAAAAGACAGCGCGAAATTGATTAAAAAAAGAAACAAAAAAACATATTGACACTGCATTGCGCAGGTGTTAATATAAAAAAGTCGCCAATTGAGGCGAACGAAATTGTCCTTTGAAAATTGAATGAAAGTCAAGCGTCTGTTAATTTCTTTAATTGTTATGTAAGATACAGCTTGTATCAGACGAACCAATTTATTGGAGAGTTTGATCCTGGCTCAGGACGAACGCTGGCGGCGTGCCTAATACATGCAAGTCGAGCGCGGGAAGCAGGCAGATCCCTTCGGGGTGACGCATGTGGAACGAGCGGCGGACGGGTGAGTAACACGTGGGCAACCTGCCTTGCAGACTGGGATAACCCCGGGAAACCGGGGCTAATACCGGATGATCAACCAAATCGCATGATTTGATTGTAAAAGTAGGGACTTGTTCCTTACACTGCAAGATGGGCCCGCGGCGCATTAGCTAGTTGGTGAGGTAAGAGCTTACCAAGGCAACGATGCGTAGCCGACCTGAGAGGGTGATCGGCCACACTGGGACTGAGACACGGCCCAGACTCCTACGGGAGGCAGCAGTAGGGAATCATCCGCAATGGGCGAAAGCCTGACGGTGCAACGCCGCGTGAGTGAAGAAGGTTTTCGGATCGTAAAGCTCTGTTATCTGGGAAGAACAAGTACCGGTCGAATAGGCCGGTACCTTGACGGTACCCGATCAGAAAGCCCCGGCTAACTACGTGCCAGCAGCCGCGGTAATACGTAGGGGGCAAGCGTTGTCCGGAATTATTGGGCGTAAAGGGCGCGCAGGCGGTTTCCTAAGTCTGATGTGAAAGCCCACGGCTCAACCGTGGAGGGTCATTGGAAACTGGGGAACTTGAGTACAGGAGAGGAGAGCGGAATTCCACGTGTAGCGGTGAAATGCGTAGAGATGTGGAGGAACACCAGTGGCGAAGGCGGCTCTCTGGCCTGTAACTGACGCTGAGGCGCGAAAGCGTGGGGAGCGAACAGGATTAGATACCCTGGTAGTCCACGCCGTAAACGTTGAGTGCTAGGTGTTAGGGGTTTCGACGCCCTTAGTGCCGCAGCAAACGCATTAAGCACTCCGCCTGGGGAGTACGACCGCAAGGTTGAAACTCAAAGGAATTGACGGGGGCCCGCACAAGCGGTGGAGCATGTGGTTTAATTCGACGCAACGCGAAGAACCTTACCAGGTCTTGACATCTTCTGCCACTTCCAGAGATGGAAGGTTCCCCTTCGGGGGACAGAATGACAGGTGGTGCATGGTTGTCGTCAGCTCGTGTCGTGAGATGTTGGGTTAAGTCCCGCAACGAGCGCAACCCTTAACCTTAGTTGCCAGCATTCAGTTGGGCACTCTAGGGTGACTGCCGGTGACAAACCGGAGGAAGGTGGGGATGACGTCAAATCATCATGCCCCTTATGACCTGGGCTACACACGTGCTACAATGGATGGTACAGAGGGACGCGAAGCCGCGAGGTGAAGCGAATCTCAAAAAGCCATTCTCAGTTCGGATTGCAGGCTGCAACTCGCCTGCATGAAGCCGGAATCGCTAGTAATCGCGGATCAGCATGCCGCGGTGAATACGTTCCCGGGCCTTGTACACACCGCCCGTCACACCACGAGAGCTTGCAACACCCGAAGTCGGTGAGGTAACCCTATGGGAGCCAGCCGCCGAAGGTGGGGCAGGTGATTGGGGTGAAGTCGTAACAAGGTATCCCTACCGGAAGGTGGGGATGGATCACCTCCTTTCTACGGAGTATTTTCCGAGTCGAGCTCCGCTGGATCTCATGATCCAGGGAGCGGACGCTGTGACTTTCATTCAATTTTGAGAGGGTAACTTCACATCGGTATAAGTTAAGTGATGGGCCTGTAGCTCAGTTGGTCAGAGCGCACGCCTGATAAGCGTGAGGTCGGTGGTTCAAGTCCACTCAGGCCCACCATCATCTCTCGAAATACATGGGGCCTTAGCTCAGCTGGGAGAGCGCCTGCCTTGCACGCAGGAGGTCAGCGGTTCGATCCCGCTAGGCTCCACCATAATTAATCTAAATTGTTCTTTGAAAACTGGATAACGAATGCAAGAGCCAAAGAATACACCGGAGTTTCATCAAGGTGGTCAGTACATGACCATGATTGTGAGACTTTCGAGGCGTGTTTTAGAATGATACAACTACCTTTGTAAGGTTAAGCTAGAAAGGGCGCACGGTGAATGCCTTGGCACTAGGAGCCGAAGAAGGACGCGACGAACGGCGAAACGCCCCGTGAAGCTGTAAGTAAGCTTTGATCCGGGGATATCCGAATGGGGAAACCCACCATCCATAATGGGATGGTATCCGCACCTGAATCTATAGGGTGTGAGAAGGCAGACCCGGGGAACTGAAACATCTTAGTACCCGGAGGAAGAGAAAGCAAATGCGATTTCCTGAGTAGCGGCGAGCGAAACGGAATCAGCCCAAACCAGGGTGCTTGCACCCTGGGGTTGTAGGACACTCCATCGGAGTTACCAAGAAACAGCGTAGGCGAAGCGGCCTGGAACGGCCCGCGAGACACGGTAAGAGCCCGGTAGTCGAAACGCTGTTTCCTCCGGAGTGGATCCTGAGTACGGCGGGGCACGGGAAACCCCGCCGGAATCCGGGAGGACCATCTCCCAAGGCTAAATACTCCCTAGTGACCGATAGCGAACCAGTACCGTGAGGGAAAGGTGAAAAGCACCCCGGAAGGGGAGTGAAAGAGATCCTGAAACCGTGTGCCTACAAGTAGTCGAAGCCCGTTTATGGGTGACGGCGTGCCTTTTGTATAATGAACCGGCGAGTTGCGATCGTATGCAAGGTTAAGCGGAAGACGCGGAGCCGAAGCGAAAGCGAGTCTGAACAGGGCGTACAGTATGCGGTCGCAGACCCGAAACCGTGTGATCTACCCATGTCCAGGGTGAAGGCAGGGTAACACCTGCTGGAGGCCCGAACCCACGCAAGTTGAAAATTGCGGGGATGAGGTGTGGGTAGTGGTGAAATGCCAATCGAACTCGGAGATAGCTGGTTCTCCCCGAAATAGCTTTAGGGCTAGCCTCGGATAAAAGAGTCCTGGAGGTAGAGCACTGATTGGACTAGGGGTCCCTACAGGATTACCGAATTCAGTCAAACTCCGAATGCCAGCGACTTGTTATCCGGGAGTCAGACTGCGAGTGCTAAGATCCGTAGTCGAGAGGGAAACAGCCCAGACCACCAGCTAAGGTCCCTAAGTATACGTTAAGTGGAAAAGGATGTGGAGTTGCTTAGACAACTAGGATGTTGGCTTAGAAGCAGCCATCATTGAAAGAGTGCGTAATAGCTCACTAGTCGAGTGACTCTGCGCCGAAAATGTACCGGGGCTAAACGTATCACCGAAGCTGTGGATGCACACCATCGGGTGTGCGTGGTAGGGGAGCGTTCAAAGGGCGGAGAAGCCGGATCGTGAGGACCGGTGGAGCGCTTTGAAGTGAGAATGCCGGTATGAGTAACGAAAAGAAGGGTGAGAATCCCTTCCGTCGAAAACCCAAGGTTTCCTGAGGAAGGTTCGTCCGCTCAGGGTTAGTCGGGCCCTAAGCCGAGGCCGAAAGGCGTAGGCGATGGAAAACAGGTTGAAATTCCTGTACCACCTCCTTCCCGTTTGAGTGACGGGGGGACGCAGGAAGGTAGGGTAAGCGCGCTGCTGGAATAGCGCGTCCAAACCGTAAGGCCGATGAACAGGCAAATCCGTTCATCATTAGGCGAAGCGGTGATGGCGAGGGAAATAATAGTACCGAAGTTCCTGATCCTACACTGCCAAGAAAAGCCTCTAGCAAGGGAAGAGGTGCCCGTACCGCAAACCGACACAGGTAGGTGGGATGAGAATTCTAAGACGCTCGGGAGAACTCTCGTTAAGGAACTCGGCAAAATGACCCCGTAACTTCGGGAGAAGGGGTGCTCTCTAGGGTGAATAGCCTTGGAGAGCCGCAGTGAATAGGCCCAAGCGACTGTTTATCAAAAACACAGGTCTCTGCGAAGCCGCAAGGCGAAGTATAGGGGCTGACACCTGCCCGGTGCTGGAAGGTTAAGAGGAGGGGTTATCCCTTTTGGGAGAAGCTCCGAATTGAAGCCCCAGTAAACGGCGGCCGTAACTATAACGGTCCTAAGGTAGCGAAATTCCTTGTCGGGTAAGTTCCGACCCGCACGAAAGGTGCAACGACTTGGGCACTGTCTCAACGAGAGACCCGGTGAAATTATAATACCTGTGAAGATGCAGGTTACCCGCGACAGGACGGAAAGACCCCATGGAGCTTTACTGCAGCTTGATATTGGATTTTGGTACAGCTTGTACAGGATAGGTAGGAGCCTTGGAAACCGGACCGCCAGGTTCGGTGAAGGCGTCGGTGGGATACTACCCTCGCTGTACGGAAATTCTAACCTCGGACCGTAACCCGGTCCAGGGACAGTGTCAGGTAGGCAGTTTGACTGGGGCGGTCGCCTCCCAAACAGTAACGGAGGCGCCCAAAGGTTCCCTCAGAATGGTTGGAAATCATTCGCAGAGTGCAAAGGCAAAAGGGAGCTTGACTGCGAGACCTACAAGTCGAGCAGGGACGAAAGTCGGGCTTAGTGATCCGGCGGTACCGTATGGAAGGGCCGTCGCTCAACGGATAAAAGCTACCCTGGGGATAACAGGCTTATCTCCCCCAAGAGTCCACATCGACGGGGAGGTTTGGCACCTCGATGTCGGCTCGTCGCATCCTGGGGCTGAAGTAGGTCCCAAGGGTTGGGCTGTTCGCCCATTAAAGCGGCACGCGAGCTGGGTTCAGAACGTCGTGAGACAGTTCGGTCCCTATCCGTCGCGGGCGCAGGAAATTTGAGAGGAGCTGTCCTTAGTACGAGAGGACCGGGATGGACACACCGCTGGTGTACCAGTTGTTCCGCCAGGAGCATGGCTGGGTAGCTACGTGTGGACGGGATAAGTGCTGAAAGCATCTAAGCATGAAGCCCCCCTCAAGATGAGATTTCCCATAGCGCCAAGCTAGTAAGACCCCTTGCAGATGACAAGGTTGATAGGTCTGAGGTGGAAGCGTGGTGACACGTGGAGCTGACAGATACTAATCGGTCGAGGGCTTATCCACAACAAAGGTAAGCGCCTCGTAGAACGGCTCAAATATTCGTTATGCAGTTTTGAGGGAGCAATTCCCTATCAAGAAAAGGATCGTTGAGATGTTGTCTCCTAAGACGATGATCAAACGATTCCATCCAAAGTCTGGTGACGATAGCGAAGAGGTTCCACCCGTTCCCATGCCGAACACGGAAGTTAAGCTCTTCAGCGCCGATGATAATGAAGGGGCAACCCTTTGTGAAAGTAGGACGCTGCCAGGCATATAGAGGAGGGTTAGCTCAGCTGGGAGAGCACCTGCCTTACAAGCAGGGGGTCGGCGGTTCGATCCCGTCACCCTCCACCATAATATGTGCCGGTCTAGCTCAATTGGTAGAGCAACTGACTTGTAATCAGTAGGTTGGGGGTTCAAGTCCTCTGGCCGGCACCATCTTGTCTTTTTTTGTTTTAGAGAGGTTTTTAAAACAAACTTAACTTTTTAGGAGCCATTAGCTCAGTTGGTAGAGCATCTGACTTTTAATCAGAGGGTCGGAGGTTCGAATCCTCCATGGCTCACCATTTTCAATTATGCGGAAGTAGTTCAGTGGTAGAACACCACCTTGCCAAGGTGGGGGTCGCGGGTTCGAATCCCGTCTTCCGCTCCACTTTTATGCGCCCGTAGCTCAATTGGATAGAGCGTCTGACTACGGATCAGAAGGTTAGGGGTTCGACTCCTCTCGGGCGCGCCATATTTATATATTAATAGGATGCACTCGACGTATTGTATCCAAATAGATGCAATACGGGAAGTAGCTCAGCTTGGCAGAGCACTTGGTTTGGGACCAAGGGGTCGCAGGTTCGAATCCTGTCTTCCCGACCACTTACTTCAAGGGGCCTTAGCTCAGCTGGGAGAGCGCCTGCCTTGCACGCAGGAGGTCAGCGGTTCGACCCCGCTAGGCTCCACCAAAAAAATCATAAAAAGTTGTTGACATCATTTTGGTAACTTGTTATGATATTACTTGTCGCTTTGAAAGAGAGCGCTAAGTTGTCCTTTGAAAATTGAATGAAAGTCAAGCGTCTGTTAATTTCTTTAATTGTTATGTAAGATACAGCTTGTATCAGACGAACCAATTTATTGGAGAGTTTGATCCTGGCTCAGGACGAACGCTGGCGGCGTGCCTAATACATGCAAGTCGAGCGCGGGAAGCAAGCAGATCCCTTCGGGGTGACGCATGTGGAACGAGCGGCGGACGGGTGAGTAACACGTGGGCAACCTGCCTTGCAGACTGGGATAACCCCGGGAAACCGGGGCTAATACCGGATGATCAGCCAAATCGCATGATTTGATTGTAAAAGTAGGGACTTGTTCCTTACACTGCAAGATGGGCCCGCGGCGCATTAGCTAGTTGGTGAGGTAAGAGCTTACCAAGGCAACGATGCGTAGCCGACCTGAGAGGGTGATCGGCCACACTGGGACTGAGACACGGCCCAGACTCCTACGGGAGGCAGCAGTAGGGAATCATCCGCAATGGGCGAAAGCCTGACGGTGCAACGCCGCGTGAGTGAAGAAGGTTTTCGGATCGTAAAGCTCTGTTATCTGGGAAGAACAAGTACCGGTCGAATAGGCCGGTACCTTGACGGTACCCGATCAGAAAGCCCCGGCTAACTACGTGCCAGCAGCCGCGGTAATACGTAGGGGGCAAGCGTTGTCCGGAATTATTGGGCGTAAAGGGCGCGCAGGCGGTTTCCTAAGTCTGATGTGAAAGCCCACGGCTCAACCGTGGAGGGTCATTGGAAACTGGGGAACTTGAGTACAGGAGAGGAGAGCGGAATTCCACGTGTAGCGGTGAAATGCGTAGAGATGTGGAGGAACACCAGTGGCGAAGGCGGCTCTCTGGCCTGTAACTGACGCTGAGGCGCGAAAGCGTGGGGAGCGAACAGGATTAGATACCCTGGTAGTCCACGCCGTAAACGTTGAGTGCTAGGTGTTAGGGGTTTCGACGCCCTTAGTGCCGCAGCAAACGCATTAAGCACTCCGCCTGGGGAGTACGACCGCAAGGTTGAAACTCAAAGGAATTGACGGGGGCCCGCACAAGCGGTGGAGCATGTGGTTTAATTCGACGCAACGCGAAGAACCTTACCAGGTCTTGACATCTTCTGCCACTTCCAGAGATGGAAGGTTCCCCTTCGGGGGACAGAATGACAGGTGGTGCATGGTTGTCGTCAGCTCGTGTCGTGAGATGTTGGGTTAAGTCCCGCAACGAGCGCAACCCTTAACCTTAGTTGCCAGCATTCAGTTGGGCACTCTAGGGTGACTGCCGGTGACAAACCGGAGGAAGGTGGGGATGACGTCAAATCATCATGCCCCTTATGACCTGGGCTACACACGTGCTACAATGGATGGTACAGAGGGACGCGAAGCCGCGAGGTGAAGCGAATCTCAAAAAGCCATTCTCAGTTCGGATTGCAGGCTGCAACTCGCCTGCATGAAGCCGGAATCGCTAGTAATCGCGGATCAGCATGCCGCGGTGAATACGTTCCCGGGCCTTGTACACACCGCCCGTCACACCACGAGAGCTTGCAACACCCGAAGTCGGTGAGGTAACCCTATGGGAGCCAGCCGCCGAAGGTGGGGCAGGTGATTGGGGTGAAGTCGTAACAAGGTATCCCTACCGGAAGGTGGGGATGGATCACCTCCTTTCTACGGAGTATTTTCCGAGTCGAGCTCCGCTGGATCTCATGATCCAGGGAGCGGACGCTGTGACTTTCATTCAATTTTGAGAGGGTAACTTCACATCGGTATAAGTTAAGTGATGGGCCTGTAGCTCAGTTGGTCAGAGCGCACGCCTGATAAGCGTGAGGTCGGTGGTTCAAGTCCACTCAGGCCCACCATCATCTCTCGAAATACATGGGGCCTTAGCTCAGCTGGGAGAGCGCCTGCCTTGCACGCAGGAGGTCAGCGGTTCGATCCCGCTAGGCTCCACCATAATTAATCTAAATTGTTCTTTGAAAACTGGATAACGAATGCAAGAGCCAAAGAATACACCGGAGTTTCATCAAGGTGGTCAGTACATGACCATGATTGTGAGACTTTCGAGGCGTGTTTTAGAATGATACAACTACCTTTGTAAGGTTAAGCTAGAAAGGGCGCACGGTGAATGCCTTGGCACTAGGAGCCGAAGAAGGACGCGACGAACGGCGAAACGCCCCGTGAAGCTGTAAGTAAGCTTTGATCCGGGGATATCCGAATGGGGAAACCCACCATCCATAATGGGATGGTATCCGCACCTGAATCTATAGGGTGTGAGAAGGCAGACCCGGGGAACTGAAACATCTTAGTACCCGGAGGAAGAGAAAGCAAATGCGATTTCCTGAGTAGCGGCGAGCGAAACGGAATCAGCCCAAACNNNNNNNNNNNNNNNNNNNNNNNNNNNNNNNNNNNNNNNNNNNNNNNNNNNNNNNNNNNNNNNNNNNNNNNNNNNNNNNNNNNNNNNNNNNNNNNNNNNNNNNNNNNNNNNNNNNNNNNNNNNNNNNNNNNNNNNNNNNNNNNNNNNNNNNNNNNNNNNNNNNNNNNNNNNNNNNNNNNNNNNNNNNNNNNNNNNNNNNNNNNNNNNNNNNNNNNNNNNNNNNNNNNNNNNNNNNNNNNNNNNNNNNNNNNNNNNNNNNNNNNNNNNNNNNNNNNNNNNNNNNNNNNNNNNNNNNNNNNNNNNNNNNNNNNNNNNNNNNNNNNNNNNNNNNNNNNNNNNNNNNNNNNNNNNNNNNNNNNNNNNNNNNNNNNNNNNNNNNNNNNNNNNNNNNNNNNNNNNNNNNNNNNNNNNNNNNNNNNNNNNNNNNNNNNNNNNNNNNNNNNNNNNNNNNNNNNNNNNNNNNNNNNNNNNNNNNNNNNNNNNNNNNNNNNNNNNNNNNNNNNNNNNNNNNNNNNNNNNNNNNNNNNNNNNNNNNNNNNNNNNNNNNNNNNNNNNNNNNNNNNNNNNNNNNNNNNNNNNNNNNNNNNNNNNNNNNNNNNNNNNNNNNNNNNNNNNNNNNNNNNNNNNNNNNNNNNNNNNNNNNNNNNNNNNNNNNNNNNNNNNNNNNTTATACGAGAATTCAGTCAAACTCCGAATGCCAGCGACTTGTTATCCGGGAGTCAGACTGCGAGTGCTAAGATCCGTAGTCGAGAGGGAAACAGCCCAGACCACCAGCTAAGGTCCCTAAGTATACGTTAAGTGGAAAAGGATGTGGAGTTGCTTAGACAACTAGGATGTTGGCTTAGAAGCAGCCATCATTGAAAGAGTGCGTAATAGCTCACTAGTCGAGTGACTCTGCGCCGAAAATGTACCGGGGCTAAACGTATCACCGAAGCTGTGGATGCACACCATCGGGTGTGCGTGGTAGGGGAGCGTTCAAAGGGCGGAGAAGCCGGATCGTGAGGACCGGTGGAGCGCTTTGAAGTGAGAATGCCGGTATGAGTAACGAAAAGAAGGGTGAGAATCCCTTCCGTCGAAAACCCAAGGTTTCCTGAGGAAGGTTCGTCCGCTCAGGGTTAGTCGGGCCCTAAGCCGAGGCCGAAAGGCGTAGGCGATGGAAAACAGGTTGAAATTCCTGTACCACCTCCTTCCCGTTTGAGTGACGGGGGGACGCAGGAAGGTAGGGTAAGCGCGCTGCTGGAATAGCGCGTCCAAACCGTAAGGCCGATGAACAGGCAAATCCGTTCATCATTAGGCGAAGCGGTGATGGCGAGGGAAATAATAGTACCGAAGTTCCTGATCCTACACTGCCAAGAAAAGCCTCTAGCAAGGGAAGAGGTGCCCGTACCGCAAACCGACACAGGTAGGTGGGATGAGAATTCTAAGACGCTCGGGAGAACTCTCGTTAAGGAACTCGGCAAAATGACCCCGTAACTTCGGGAGAAGGGGTGCTCTCTAGGGTGAATAGCCTTGGAGAGCCGCAGTGAATAGGCCCAAGCGACTGTTTATCAAAAACACAGGTCTCTGCGAAGCCGCAAGGCGAAGTATAGGGGCTGACACCTGCCCGGTGCTGGAAGGTTAAGAGGAGGGGTTATCCCTTTTGGGAGAAGCTCCGAATTGAAGCCCCAGTAAACGGCGGCCGTAACTATAACGGTCCTAAGGTAGCGAAATTCCTTGTCGGGTAAGTTCCGACCCGCACGAAAGGTGCAACGACTTGGGCACTGTCTCAACGAGAGACCCGGTGAAATTATAATACCTGTGAAGATGCAGGTTACCCGCGACAGGACGGAAAGACCCCATGGAGCTTTACTGCAGCTTGATATTGGATTTTGGTACAGCTTGTACAGGATAGGTAGGAGCCTTGGAAACCGGACCGCCAGGTTCGGTGAAGGCGTCGGTGGGATACTACCCTCGCTGTACGGAAATTCTAACCTCGGACCGTAACCCGGTCCAGGGACAGTGTCAGGTAGGCAGTTTGACTGGGGCGGTCGCCTCCCAAACAGTAACGGAGGCGCCCAAAGGTTCCCTCAGAATGGTTGGAAATCATTCGCAGAGTGCAAAGGCAAAAGGGAGCTTGACTGCGAGACCTACAAGTCGAGCAGGGACGAAAGTCGGGCTTAGTGATCCGGCGGTACCGTATGGAAGGGCCGTCGCTCAACGGATAAAAGCTACCCTGGGGATAACAGGCTTATCTCCCCCAAGAGTCCACATCGACGGGGAGGTTTGGCACCTCGATGTCGGCTCGTCGCATCCTGGGGCTGAAGTAGGTCCCAAGGGTTGGGCTGTTCGCCCATTAAAGCGGCACGCGAGCTGGGTTCAGAACGTCGTGAGACAGTTCGGTCCCTATCCGTCGCGGGCGCAGGAAATTTGAGAGGAGCTGTCCTTAGTACGAGAGGACCGGGATGGACACACCGCTGGTGTACCAGTTGTTCCGCCAGGAGCATGGCTGGGTAGCTACGTGTGGACGGGATAAGTGCTGAAAGCATCTAAGCATGAAGCCCCCCTCAAGATGAGATTTCCCATAGCGCCAAGCTAGTAAGACCCCTTGCAGATGACAAGGTTGATAGGTCTGAGGTGGAAGCGTGGTGACACGTGGAGCTGACAGATACTAATCGGTCGAGGGCTTATCCAAAA
This DNA window, taken from Alteribacillus bidgolensis, encodes the following:
- the dusB gene encoding tRNA dihydrouridine synthase DusB, whose product is MLKIGDIEMKNQVVLAPMAGVCNPAFRLIAKEFGAGLVCAEMVSDKAIVNKNEKSLQMLYVDEREKPLSLQIFGGDKETMAEAARVVDQQTNADIIDINMGCPVPKITKCDAGAKWLLNPDKIYEMVSVAVQAVDKPVTVKMRMGWDDENILAVENAKAIEAAGGKAVAVHGRTRLQMYEGAADWDILKEVKESVDIPVIGNGDVKTPQDAKRMLETTGVDGVMIGRAALGNPWMLYRTIHYLETGEPAADPSPHEKIDVCMVHMDRLIQLKGEVVAVREMRKHAAWYLKGLRGNKKVRDQINQLNTRDEVAAALYNFVDELEAAQKEKASAV
- the lysS gene encoding lysine--tRNA ligase; protein product: MSQEQEYNDQIEVRREKLLALQEEGKDPFGQRFDRSHTASLMTEEFQAFSKEELQEKEVEVSIAGRVMTKRGKGKAGFAHIQDLTGQIQIYVRKDQVGEEAYEIFQGTDIGDFVGLKGTAFKTKVGELSVKASEFVLLSKSLRPLPDKFHGLKDVEQRYRQRYLDLIVNPEVRDTFVVRSKILQSMRRYLDGKGYLEVETPMLHAIPGGAAARPFITHHNALDMELYIRIAIELHLKRLIVGGMEKVYEIGRVFRNEGISTRHNPEFTMMELYEAYSDYKDVMVLTENLIAHISQEVLGTTAITYGEHEVDLTPAWRRVHMVDAIKEEVGVDFWQDMSDEEARSLAKEYRVPVKETMPFGHVVNEFFEHFVEEKLIQPTFVYGHPVAISPLAKKNAEDPRFTDRFELFIVGREHANAFTELNDPIDQRQRFEAQVQEREQGDDEAHMMDTDYLEAMEYGLPPTGGLGIGIDRLVMLLTNSASIRDVLLFPQMRKQSNE